From a single Vicia villosa cultivar HV-30 ecotype Madison, WI unplaced genomic scaffold, Vvil1.0 ctg.000559F_1_1, whole genome shotgun sequence genomic region:
- the LOC131629336 gene encoding probable 2' cyclic ADP-D-ribose synthase BdTIR: MDKILPLVKLNQEAMQRYIHKLIQPTCQVFINHRGIDTKKNIAGLLFKDLTSMGIKSFLDSKNMKPGDNLYRHIDNGIIGCKVGVAVFSPRYCDSKFCLHELALLMETKKRVIPIFFDVKPSQLMVKDDGTCSQKELRRFRFALAEAKNTVGLTFDPFNGDWSELLNDATNAVIMNLLEVEGKK, translated from the exons ATGGATAAGATCCTCCCTCTTGTTAAG CTTAATCAAGAAGCCATGCAACGTTATATCCACAAACTCATTCAACCAACATGTCAAGTTTTCATAAACCACCGCGGCATAGACACAAAGAAGAACATAGCTGGGTTATTGTTCAAGGATCTAACAAGCATGGGAATCAAATCTTTTCTTGACAGCAAGAACATGAAACCGGGAGACAATCTCTATCGTCATATCGACAACGGTATCATCGGTTGTAAGGTTGGTGTTGCTGTCTTCTCTCCTCGATACTGCGACTCGAAGTTCTGTCTCCATGAGCTCGCTCTTCTCATGGAGACAAAAAAACGAGTTATTCCGATATTTTTCGATGTTAAGCCGTCGCAACTTATGGTCAAAGACGACGGAACTTGTTCTCAGAAAGAGCTTAGAAGGTTCAGATTTGCATTAGCAGAAGCCAAAAACACGGTTGGCTTAACCTTTGATCCATTCAATGG ggATTGGTCGGAACTATTAAATGATGCTACAAATGCAGTTATTATGAATTTGTTGGAGGTAGAGGGGAAAAAATGA